One stretch of Lodderomyces beijingensis strain CBS 14171 genome assembly, chromosome: 3 DNA includes these proteins:
- a CDS encoding 60S ribosomal protein uL24, producing MAKRSQDVSSSRSKSRKAHFSSSSVERRVLLSAPLSKELRKEYNIKSLPIRQNDEVLVVRGSKKGSEGKVNSVYRLKFAINVEKLEQKKLNGATVPLNLHPSKVVITKLHLDKDRKALIGRKSGKAE from the exons ATGGCCAAAAGAAGTCAAG ACGTTTCCTCATCCCgctcaaagtcaagaaagGCTCacttttcctcttcatcaGTGGAAAGAAGAGTTCTTTTGAGTGCTCCATTATCTAAGGAATTGAGAAAAGAATACAACATAAAGTCGTTGCCAATCAGACAAAATGACGAAGTTTTGGTTGTCAGAGGTTCAAAGAAAGGTTCCGAAGGTAAAGTCAACTCTGTATACAGATTGAAATTCGCCatcaatgttgaaaaattggaacaaaagaaattgaacgGTGCTACTGTTCCACTCAACCTCCACCCATCAAAAGTTGTCATCACAAAATTGCACTTGGACAAGGACAGAAAAGCTTTGATTGGTAGAAAATCGGGCAAAGCAGAGTAA